Below is a genomic region from Microbacterium sp. LWO12-1.2.
CAGTCGATGACTTCCTGCTCGCTGTAGGCGACGAGGAGGATCGCCCAGATGCCGGAGGCGAGCAGGGTTCCGCAGTTCGTGCCGAGTGCGACGAGCGAGGCGATGATGCCGCGGCGCTTCGCCGGTGCGTACTCGGCGAGCATGACGCCGGCGCCCGAGATCTCCGCGCCCGCGCCGAAGCCCTGCGCGATGCGGAGGAGGACGAGCAGGATCGGCGCGAGGACACCCACCTGGTTGTACGTCGGCAGGAAGCCGATGAGGGTGGTCGCGAGACCCATCAGGAGGATCGTGTAGAACAGCACCTTCGTGCGGCCGGTCTTGTCACCGAGGCGCGCGAAGAAGAACGCGCCGACCGGGCGGGCGACGTAGCCGACGCCGTAGGTCGCCATCGCCGCGACGACCGCCACGGCGGGGTTCTCGGAAGAGAAGAACAGATCGGCGAAGACGAGCGCGGCGGCCAGCGAGTAGAGCTGGTAGTCCATGAACTCGAGGGCGGTGCCGAGCCACCCGGAGATGGCGGCGCGGACGAGGTCCTTGACCGACCTCTTCGCGGCGGGGTCGTCGACGGCCTGTGCCGTCGTCTGCGGTTCTGACATGGAGGTACTCCTTTGGACCAGGAACGGGTGGGGGTATCGCTAGAGGGAGAGCAGGACCTTGGCTGAGGCGGACGAGTCGCGGGCGAGCTCGAACGCGCGCACGGCGTCGGATGCGGGGATGACGTGGGAGATGACAGGGTCGAGAGCGTCGGACTCGGCGAGCATCGCCACCGCGTCGTCGATCTCGGTCGAGAAGCGGAACGCACCGCGGATGGTCAGCTCCTTCGCGAGCAAGGGCGCGAGGTTGACTCCGATGTCGGCGTTGGGGAGCATGCCGACCTGCACGATGGTGCCTGCGCGACGTGCAGCGCGGACAGCGGAGGTGAGCGCCACTCCGACGCCGGAGCACTCGAGCACCACGTCGTACGATTCGTTCTCGATCGTGTCGCGGCCGACGAGTGAGACCTCGGTCGCGCCGAGGGCCTGTGCGCGGTCGAGCGGCTCGGTGCGCACGTCGCTGGCGCCGACGACGCCCGCTCCGGCGTGCACGGCGGCCGCGACCACGAGCAGACCGATGGGACCGGCGCCGATGACCAGCACCCGCTTGCCGCTGATGTCGCCCGCGAGGCTCACGGCGTGGATCGCGACGGCGAGCGGCTCGGCGAGTGCGGCGCGCTCGAGCGGGAGCGACGCCGGGAGCACGCGGATCATCTGCTCCTCGACCAACAGGTACTCGGATG
It encodes:
- a CDS encoding L-idonate 5-dehydrogenase, with product MKALAIHGKEDIRWEDREVPTPGDGEVRLRVNYVGICGSDLHYYFHGANGEYTIREPLTPGHELSGVVDLDPSGRLAPGTPVTVHPARYGPSIPGLEDRPHLRPGGDYFGSAAATPHRQGGASEYLLVEEQMIRVLPASLPLERAALAEPLAVAIHAVSLAGDISGKRVLVIGAGPIGLLVVAAAVHAGAGVVGASDVRTEPLDRAQALGATEVSLVGRDTIENESYDVVLECSGVGVALTSAVRAARRAGTIVQVGMLPNADIGVNLAPLLAKELTIRGAFRFSTEIDDAVAMLAESDALDPVISHVIPASDAVRAFELARDSSASAKVLLSL